Below is a window of Polyangiaceae bacterium DNA.
CCAGGGTCACGCCGACAAGTGCCTGGCGGTCAAGAAGAGCTTCGGCAGCATCCAGGGTTGCAGCGCGGATCTGTGCCTGGACGGCCTCCCGGGCGGCGAGATCAGCGGCTGCGGCAAGGGCTCGCGGATCGGACGCGCGGTCATCGAGCTCGCGAAGGGCGGCACGCTCACCGTGGTGAACGTGCACGGCTCGTCGGGCATCGCCCAGGACGACCAGGACTGCCGCGTGAAGCAGTTCGAGCAAGTGTTCGTCGACCTGGGCGACGGCGCGCCCGCGGCGAACGGCGCGCGCAACGTGATCCTCGGCGACTTCAACACCGACCCGGGGCGCATGGCCGACTTCGACGAGAGCGCGGCCCTGGCGAACCAGCACGCCGGGCAGGGGAAGGCCTTCCACTTCGTGACGGAGGTCGGTGCAGAGGCGACACCCACCTACTCGCTATTCAACATCGACCACGTCCTGAGCGACGCCTTCGGCGGGAGCTGCTGGGTCGCGGGACTCAGCGACGGGCACGCGCCGGTGAGCGGAATCGTCTACTTCGACCACAAGCCGCACGTCTGCAAGCTGGCCGAGCGCTGAAGGTGCGCTTCCCACCTGCGCGCATCCGCGCACACATCCTGCTTCTCATCTGCTCGCGCCGAGGCAGGCGACCGCTCGGCTCTGCGTAAGACGGGACGCCCATTCGAGGCGATTCCCAGGTAGGCTGAAGCTGGCACCGATGCGTCCGGGATCCGCGCCCACGCGTCCTCAGAAGGTTGGGGACTACCTGCTCGAGCGTCTGCTCGGAGTCGGTGGCATGGCGGAAGTGTTCGTGGCGCACCGTCACGGAGCGCACGGCTTCCAGAAGCGCGTGGCGATCAAGCGCATCTTGCCCCAGCTCGCGCACGACCCGCGGCTGGTCGCGATGTTCTGCGACGAGGCGAGGATCCAGGCCGCGCTCAGTCATCCCTGCCTGGTCGAGATCTTCGACTTCGGCGAGCACGACGGCCAGCCCTTCATCGCGCTGGAGTACGTCGATGGACTGTCTGGTGCCGAGCTCATCGCGCGGGTCGCGGCGCGCCGGCGGACGGTGGATCTGGCGCCTGCCTTGTACATCGTGCGCGAGGTGCTCCAGGCACTCTCCTACGTGCACGAAGCGCGGGACGAAGACGGTCGTGCCCTCGGCATCGTGCACCGCGACGTCGCGCCCTCGAACATCCTGATCGGTCGCATGGGGCAGGTGAAGCTCGGCGACTTCGGCATCGTCCGCTCGACCAGCATCGACGCGCGCACCGTTCCGGGCGAGCTGAAGGGCAAGATCGGCTACGTCTCGCCCGAGCAGGCGCTGGGCATGCCCCTCGACGGCCGGAGCGATCTGTTCTCGCTCACCATCGTGCTGGCCGAGCTCTTGATGTGCCGGCCGCTCTTCGTCGGCGAGAACGAGCTCGACGTGCTCGAGAGCCTGCACGGCGGCAACCTCCAGCGGCTGCGCAGCGAAGGCGCGCACATCCCGGCGGAGATCCGCGAAATCTTGTGGAAGGGCCTCTCGCGCTGGCCGGAGCAGCGCTACCAGACCGCCCGGGAGCTCTGCGACGCGGTCGAGGCGGCGGCGCGGAAGCTCGGCCTCACGCTGGGCGCGCACGTGCTGTCGGAGTGGCTCGAGGATCTCGGCCTGGTCGCCCTGTCCAGCAGCGTGCGGCAGAAGCCGTCGTCGTTGCCGGGCCGAGCCCGGGTGCCGAGCGAGGAGGCGTTCCTGGAGTCGGTCACGCTGACGCCGGGCGAGAGCGAGCCACCCCCGGCGTCGATCCTGGACGCGATCCGCGAGCTCTGCCCTCAGAACGACCACGGCGTGCCGGCCGAGCTGGCGCACGCGGTGAGCGCCTCGCCGGTGGTGAGCGCCGCGCCGGCGGTGAGCTACCGCATCCAGCGCCCGGGCGGGGCGGTGATGGGTCCGTTCCGCTTGGCCGGGGTGCTCGAGATGCTGGCGACGGGACGGCTGTCCATCGACGGTGGCGTGTCGCGCAACGGCGGCGCGTTCTTGCCCGTGCCTTCCATGATCGAGCTCGGGCGCATGCTGGCGCGTCCGGCCTATCGCTTCCACGAGCCCATCGCGCTCTACACCAAGGAGCGCTGGGCGGTGCGCCTCGAGCACACGCCGGAGCTGGTGTTCGACGTCGCGCGCCGCGGGCGCACCGGCATGCTGTGTGCGCGCCGCGGTAGCGAACAGGTGCGCCTCTGGTTCGTGGACGGCGCCCCGGTGTTCTCCTCGTCCACCGATCCGCGCGAGCTGCTCGGCGAGCGCCTGGTCGAAGCGGACGGGCTGCCCCGGAGCCACGTCGAGGACGCGGTCGAGGCCGCCTGGCGCAGCGGCGAGCCCCTCGGCAAGCTGCTGATCGAGCGCGGCTTCTGCAGCGCGCAGCGCGTCGAGGCCGCCCTGCGTGAACAGACCTGGCGGCGGCTGGTCTCCCTGTTCCGCTTCCGCGTGGGCGAGCTGTCGTTCGTCGGGGGCGCGCGGCACGGCGAAGGGGCGCTCTCGTTCCCCTCGCCGATGGCATTCGTCACCAGCGCGCTGCTCTCGGCCTACGCCGCGGACGAGATCGCGTCCGTGCTCGAGACCGTCGAGCGCATGGGCAGCTTGGGACCCGCCCCGGGCGCGAGCGCCGCGCAGCACACCCTGGGTCTGCCGCCGGCGGAGTCGGCGGCGCTCGACGTGGCGCGCTTCGGCGGATCGCTGCGCGCTCTGATGCAAGAAGGCGTGAAGAGCGGCGCGTTCGACGCGCGCGCCGCCCGGCGTGCGGTGCTGGTCGGTTTGGCGTCCGGCGTGCTGCTCTGGCAGCCCTGACTCAGCGCTGAAACTCGTACACCGAGCCCAGGCCGAGCAGGCTCGTGAGCTCGTCCAGCGCGGTCAGCCCCTCGGCGTGGAGGCTCGGATCCGCCAGGTCCGAGAGCGCGAGGCGATCCCGATAGTGCTTCTCGACCCACTCGAAGAGCCCCCGCTCGAGCGCTTCGTCCAGGAACACCCGCGGCCGGATCGCTCCGCGTTCCTCTTCGGTCAGCGGCACGCCCAGGCGC
It encodes the following:
- a CDS encoding protein kinase; translation: MRPGSAPTRPQKVGDYLLERLLGVGGMAEVFVAHRHGAHGFQKRVAIKRILPQLAHDPRLVAMFCDEARIQAALSHPCLVEIFDFGEHDGQPFIALEYVDGLSGAELIARVAARRRTVDLAPALYIVREVLQALSYVHEARDEDGRALGIVHRDVAPSNILIGRMGQVKLGDFGIVRSTSIDARTVPGELKGKIGYVSPEQALGMPLDGRSDLFSLTIVLAELLMCRPLFVGENELDVLESLHGGNLQRLRSEGAHIPAEIREILWKGLSRWPEQRYQTARELCDAVEAAARKLGLTLGAHVLSEWLEDLGLVALSSSVRQKPSSLPGRARVPSEEAFLESVTLTPGESEPPPASILDAIRELCPQNDHGVPAELAHAVSASPVVSAAPAVSYRIQRPGGAVMGPFRLAGVLEMLATGRLSIDGGVSRNGGAFLPVPSMIELGRMLARPAYRFHEPIALYTKERWAVRLEHTPELVFDVARRGRTGMLCARRGSEQVRLWFVDGAPVFSSSTDPRELLGERLVEADGLPRSHVEDAVEAAWRSGEPLGKLLIERGFCSAQRVEAALREQTWRRLVSLFRFRVGELSFVGGARHGEGALSFPSPMAFVTSALLSAYAADEIASVLETVERMGSLGPAPGASAAQHTLGLPPAESAALDVARFGGSLRALMQEGVKSGAFDARAARRAVLVGLASGVLLWQP